In Archangium violaceum, the following are encoded in one genomic region:
- a CDS encoding RNA polymerase subunit sigma-70, producing MSEERKTGALAALLREHVPLAQRAELEAVEGLEALLHKHVEAARNAWPTSRLPVEVFVRHLARHLPAGKASEVLRILHGADLYLACACATGETSALRAFEQHILRHIPARLGALSASMLEEVLQVLRERLLVGSEEAPPKIASYGGRGPLLTWVSITAGRIAGELVGHNGRELLVNEPPEAFARMLASGNPEHELLREDARQLLVEVLRKAVATLPEHERALLRLHHFHGFTMDRLALMYGDSRSGVARKVASARELLLERVHAELAPQLKQDRLAMESLLGLVRSQLDISIRRLLG from the coding sequence GCCCTGGCGGCGCTGCTACGGGAGCACGTACCACTGGCACAACGCGCGGAGCTGGAAGCCGTGGAGGGACTCGAGGCGCTGCTGCACAAGCACGTCGAGGCGGCCCGGAACGCATGGCCCACGTCGCGGCTCCCGGTCGAGGTCTTCGTGCGGCACCTGGCCCGGCACCTGCCCGCGGGAAAGGCCTCGGAGGTACTGCGCATCCTCCACGGCGCCGACCTGTATCTGGCTTGCGCCTGCGCCACCGGGGAGACCTCGGCCCTCCGGGCCTTCGAGCAGCACATCCTCCGGCACATCCCCGCCCGGCTCGGGGCGTTGTCAGCGAGCATGCTGGAGGAGGTGCTGCAGGTGCTCCGCGAGCGGCTGCTGGTGGGCAGCGAGGAGGCACCTCCGAAAATCGCGAGCTACGGGGGCCGGGGGCCGCTGCTGACCTGGGTGAGCATCACCGCCGGGCGCATCGCCGGCGAGCTGGTGGGCCACAACGGGCGCGAGCTCCTCGTCAACGAGCCTCCGGAGGCCTTCGCGCGGATGCTGGCCTCGGGCAACCCGGAGCACGAGCTGCTCCGCGAGGACGCGCGCCAGCTCCTCGTCGAGGTGCTCCGGAAGGCGGTGGCGACTCTGCCCGAGCACGAGCGCGCCCTGCTGCGCCTGCACCACTTCCATGGCTTCACCATGGATCGGCTCGCGCTGATGTACGGCGACTCACGCTCCGGCGTGGCGCGCAAGGTCGCCAGTGCCCGCGAGCTGCTGCTCGAGCGCGTCCATGCGGAGCTGGCCCCCCAGCTGAAGCAGGACCGCCTCGCGATGGAGAGCCTCCTGGGGTTGGTGCGCAGCCAGCTGGATATCAGCATCCGCCGGCTGCTGGGCTGA
- a CDS encoding PQQ-dependent sugar dehydrogenase, with product MRPSLLTSLSLLLLCSPAWATVPAGFSETSYSSNTLTPATGMAWAPDGSGRLFITLKNGPVRVVTMKDGVLETQPGTSTLVTRLFATEPQVHTNSESGVIGIAFDPNYVVNRYVYLFVTVSASEQRIVRYTDANGTGVARTEIVTRLPTTGNNHNGGGIGFGPDGKLYWAIGDLGNGTGVNADLTSLAAKVSRANLDGTPINDNPFSDGVGPNNEYIWACGFRNPFTLTFQPTTGKLWINGVGTNYEQVFVVNRSSNAGYDAYENNQPPVNNYIPPVIKYRTNGIDTRNLTAGGAVRSGGVTTFTTIGGHGFRKGERLTLKGVGNASFDGTHYVASVPNDPNATTFTVAQPGLPNASSGGGTATTQVLGSSITGGTFYDATLFPPEFRGNYFFGDYSSGQVTRATLAADNSVETVAEWGTGFASHVDMAVGPDGALYTLGYTDGIVRRITPSELGQKLVVSGLNPRVVEGGRTVFTVRLAEAPSAPVTVQVTRAMGGSDDLSIASDATLTFSSTDWSVPRVVTIAAASDADTDADTATFTVTSAGLADEAVVVTAIDNNEPRLVLSSTQVVIPENGTATFDVSLSKRPTGNVTVTVARTLGDGDITLQGGATLAFTPTNWNLPKTVTLRAESDPDNLAGVATITVAAPGLDARPVEALEQDDELAPVISSTPITTVVVGRPYRYDVQATARPEPTYSLVGTAPEGMSIDMTTGLISWTPTAAGAVEVTVRVSNGLAPDAEQSFTVTVKADEGPQAILRRPVEGERVSGGMAEFFGDCVDDVGCTHAEFYVDGELRFTDTRTDNPFYFGGEPNRWDTTGLAPGGHLVRFVVVDSAGMRAQTEVKVCVGDGSCELPRPPSSGEVGGCGCGAAPVAPLAWLALGALALRRRRAREE from the coding sequence ATGCGTCCCTCACTCCTGACATCCCTGTCATTGCTGCTGTTGTGCTCGCCGGCGTGGGCCACGGTACCCGCCGGCTTCTCCGAAACGAGCTACTCCTCCAACACGCTGACTCCCGCGACGGGCATGGCCTGGGCGCCGGATGGCTCGGGCCGCCTGTTCATCACCCTCAAGAATGGTCCGGTGCGAGTGGTGACGATGAAGGACGGCGTCCTGGAGACGCAGCCGGGGACCAGCACGCTGGTGACGCGCCTGTTCGCGACGGAGCCCCAGGTCCACACCAACAGCGAGAGTGGCGTCATCGGCATCGCGTTCGATCCGAACTACGTGGTCAACCGCTACGTCTACCTCTTCGTCACCGTCTCCGCCTCCGAGCAGCGCATCGTCCGCTACACCGACGCCAACGGGACGGGCGTCGCGCGCACGGAGATCGTCACCCGGCTGCCCACCACGGGCAACAACCATAACGGGGGAGGAATCGGCTTCGGGCCGGACGGGAAGCTCTACTGGGCCATTGGCGACCTGGGCAATGGCACTGGCGTGAACGCGGACCTGACGTCGCTCGCGGCCAAGGTGAGCCGCGCCAACCTGGACGGCACGCCCATCAACGACAACCCGTTCAGCGATGGCGTGGGCCCCAACAACGAGTACATCTGGGCGTGCGGCTTCCGCAACCCGTTCACCCTCACGTTCCAGCCGACCACCGGGAAGCTGTGGATCAACGGCGTGGGCACCAACTACGAGCAGGTCTTCGTCGTGAACAGGAGCAGCAATGCTGGCTACGACGCCTACGAGAACAACCAGCCCCCCGTCAATAATTACATCCCGCCCGTCATCAAGTACCGCACCAACGGCATCGACACACGCAACCTCACGGCGGGCGGGGCGGTACGCAGCGGCGGCGTCACCACCTTCACCACCATCGGGGGGCATGGCTTCCGCAAGGGCGAGCGGCTCACCCTCAAGGGTGTGGGTAACGCGAGCTTCGACGGCACGCACTACGTCGCCAGCGTTCCCAACGATCCCAACGCCACCACCTTCACCGTGGCCCAGCCTGGGCTGCCCAATGCGAGCAGCGGCGGGGGCACCGCGACGACGCAGGTCCTGGGAAGCTCCATCACCGGCGGCACCTTCTACGACGCCACGCTCTTCCCGCCCGAGTTCCGCGGCAACTACTTCTTCGGCGACTACAGCTCCGGCCAGGTGACGCGTGCCACGCTGGCCGCGGACAACTCGGTGGAGACGGTGGCCGAGTGGGGCACCGGCTTCGCCTCGCACGTTGACATGGCCGTGGGACCTGACGGCGCGCTGTACACGTTGGGGTACACCGACGGCATCGTGCGCCGCATCACCCCGTCGGAGCTCGGACAGAAGCTGGTGGTGTCCGGGCTCAACCCGCGCGTGGTGGAGGGCGGACGCACGGTCTTCACCGTGCGGCTGGCCGAGGCCCCCTCCGCGCCCGTCACGGTGCAGGTGACGCGGGCCATGGGCGGCTCCGATGATCTGAGCATCGCCAGCGACGCCACGCTCACGTTCTCCTCGACGGACTGGAGCGTGCCCCGGGTGGTGACGATCGCGGCGGCGTCGGACGCGGACACGGACGCGGACACCGCCACCTTCACGGTGACGTCGGCGGGACTGGCGGACGAGGCGGTGGTGGTCACCGCCATCGACAACAACGAGCCCCGGCTGGTGCTGTCCTCCACGCAGGTGGTCATTCCGGAGAACGGCACCGCGACCTTCGACGTGTCGCTGTCCAAGCGGCCCACCGGGAATGTCACCGTCACCGTGGCGCGCACGCTGGGCGACGGCGACATCACCTTGCAGGGCGGGGCGACGCTCGCGTTCACTCCCACCAATTGGAACCTCCCGAAGACCGTCACGCTGCGGGCCGAATCGGACCCGGACAACCTGGCCGGTGTCGCCACCATCACCGTGGCCGCGCCGGGCCTGGATGCGCGCCCGGTGGAGGCCCTCGAGCAGGATGACGAGCTGGCTCCCGTCATCTCCTCCACGCCCATCACCACCGTCGTGGTGGGCCGTCCCTACCGCTACGACGTGCAGGCGACGGCCCGGCCGGAGCCGACGTACTCGCTGGTGGGCACGGCGCCGGAAGGGATGAGCATCGACATGACCACCGGCCTCATCTCCTGGACGCCCACGGCGGCGGGCGCGGTGGAGGTGACGGTGCGGGTGAGCAACGGCCTGGCTCCGGACGCGGAGCAGTCCTTTACCGTCACCGTGAAGGCGGATGAGGGGCCGCAGGCCATCCTCAGGCGGCCCGTGGAGGGAGAGCGCGTGTCCGGCGGCATGGCGGAGTTCTTCGGCGACTGCGTGGACGACGTGGGCTGCACGCACGCCGAGTTCTACGTGGACGGCGAGCTGCGATTCACGGACACGCGCACGGACAACCCCTTCTACTTCGGCGGCGAGCCCAACCGCTGGGACACCACGGGGCTGGCGCCCGGTGGGCACCTGGTGCGCTTCGTCGTGGTGGACAGCGCGGGGATGCGGGCCCAGACCGAGGTGAAGGTGTGCGTCGGTGACGGCAGCTGCGAGCTGCCGCGGCCGCCTTCGTCCGGCGAGGTGGGGGGCTGCGGCTGCGGTGCGGCTCCGGTGGCGCCGCTCGCGTGGCTGGCGCTGGGAGCACTGGCGCTCCGGCGGAGGCGGGCGCGCGAGGAGTGA
- a CDS encoding EamA family transporter, translating to MSEAPAARPPLILPPIPAVILAVVSVQGGAAFAKELFPALGSAGTAGMRIGLSALLLLAVFRPPLARLTRAQWSAIIPYGVVLGAMNLSFYSALQRIPLGLAVTLEFVGPLALAVFGSRRVADFLWVLLAAVGIALITPWRGGVGALDLLGVLLALFAGGCWAAYIVLGGRASRVFQGAQGVATGMLFASLTVLPFSFAEGLAARLTPPLFAAGLAVALLSSAVPFTLEMMALRVLPSRTFGILMSLEPAAAALSGLVFLHEQLTVTQWLALVFVSAASAGAALTARRVSPPVEA from the coding sequence ATGAGTGAAGCACCCGCGGCCCGTCCACCCTTGATCCTGCCCCCCATCCCCGCGGTGATCCTCGCCGTCGTGAGCGTGCAGGGCGGCGCCGCCTTCGCGAAGGAGTTGTTCCCGGCGCTCGGCTCGGCGGGCACGGCGGGCATGCGCATCGGGCTGTCCGCGCTCCTGCTGCTCGCGGTGTTCCGTCCGCCGCTCGCGCGGCTCACACGCGCACAGTGGAGCGCGATCATCCCGTATGGGGTGGTGCTCGGCGCGATGAACCTGAGTTTCTACTCGGCGCTCCAACGCATCCCGCTGGGGCTTGCCGTCACGCTGGAGTTCGTGGGGCCGCTCGCGCTCGCGGTGTTCGGGTCGCGGCGCGTCGCGGACTTCCTGTGGGTGCTGCTCGCGGCGGTTGGCATCGCCCTCATCACCCCGTGGCGCGGTGGCGTCGGCGCGCTCGACCTGCTCGGAGTGCTGCTGGCGCTCTTCGCGGGTGGATGCTGGGCGGCCTACATCGTGCTCGGTGGGCGCGCGTCCAGGGTGTTCCAGGGAGCGCAGGGCGTGGCGACGGGAATGCTGTTCGCGTCCCTGACGGTACTGCCCTTCTCGTTCGCGGAGGGGCTCGCGGCGCGCCTCACGCCTCCGCTGTTCGCGGCGGGTCTGGCCGTCGCGCTCCTCTCCAGCGCGGTGCCATTCACGCTGGAGATGATGGCGCTGCGCGTCCTCCCGAGCCGCACCTTTGGCATCCTGATGAGCCTGGAGCCCGCGGCCGCGGCCCTCTCGGGTCTGGTGTTCCTGCACGAGCAACTCACCGTGACGCAGTGGCTCGCGCTGGTGTTCGTGAGTGCCGCGTCCGCGGGCGCCGCCCTCACCGCGCGCCGCGTGTCTCCACCGGTGGAGGCCTGA
- a CDS encoding VOC family protein — protein sequence MATPQKITPFLWFNQEAEEAANLYISLFEDSKILSLSRYGDAGPGPKGSVMVVDFQLAGQRFQALNGGPHFKFTEAISLAVSCDSQEEVDRLWSRLTANGGQESQCGWLKDRFGLSWQIIPSRFQQMMQDKDPKRTQRVVQAMLTMKKFDIARLEEAYAQK from the coding sequence ATGGCAACGCCCCAGAAGATCACGCCGTTCTTGTGGTTCAACCAGGAGGCTGAGGAGGCTGCGAATCTCTACATCTCGCTCTTCGAGGATTCGAAGATCCTGAGCCTGTCTCGCTACGGTGACGCGGGACCGGGCCCCAAGGGTTCGGTCATGGTGGTCGACTTCCAGCTCGCGGGTCAGAGATTCCAGGCGTTGAACGGCGGCCCGCACTTCAAGTTCACCGAGGCCATCTCCCTGGCAGTGAGCTGTGACTCGCAGGAGGAGGTCGACAGGTTGTGGTCCAGGCTGACCGCGAACGGGGGCCAGGAGAGCCAGTGCGGCTGGCTCAAGGACAGGTTCGGCCTCTCCTGGCAGATCATCCCGTCCAGGTTCCAGCAGATGATGCAGGACAAGGACCCGAAGCGGACGCAGCGCGTGGTGCAGGCCATGCTCACCATGAAGAAGTTCGACATCGCGCGCCTCGAGGAGGCGTACGCGCAGAAGTAG
- a CDS encoding TetR/AcrR family transcriptional regulator, whose translation MLMELTDPQHQSKTKFLDAALQVIRTKGYTATRIEDVCAAAGLTKGSFFHHFKSKEELAIAAADHFAAMADRMFASGPYQRVADPRERLLSYVDFRIAILRGALPDFTCLLGMMVQEAYDTHPAIRAACDKHLSAHASTLARDIAEARARYAPDAPWTPESLGLFMQTVIQGAFILAKAKQGPDVAAESLRHLRRYLETQLTPRRKGA comes from the coding sequence ATGCTCATGGAACTCACGGATCCTCAACACCAGTCCAAGACGAAGTTCCTCGACGCGGCCCTGCAGGTCATCCGGACCAAGGGCTACACGGCGACGCGGATCGAGGACGTCTGCGCGGCCGCGGGCCTCACCAAGGGGAGCTTCTTCCATCACTTCAAGAGCAAGGAGGAGCTGGCGATCGCGGCGGCCGACCACTTCGCGGCGATGGCCGATCGCATGTTCGCCTCCGGGCCGTATCAGCGCGTGGCGGATCCGCGTGAGCGGCTGCTCAGCTACGTCGACTTCCGCATCGCCATCCTGCGGGGCGCGCTGCCTGACTTCACGTGCCTGCTCGGGATGATGGTCCAGGAGGCATACGACACGCATCCGGCAATCCGCGCCGCCTGTGACAAGCATCTCAGCGCGCATGCTTCGACGCTGGCGCGGGATATCGCCGAAGCCCGGGCGCGCTACGCGCCGGACGCACCGTGGACCCCGGAGAGCCTCGGGTTGTTCATGCAGACGGTCATCCAGGGCGCGTTCATCCTCGCCAAGGCGAAGCAGGGCCCTGACGTCGCGGCCGAGTCCTTGCGCCACCTGCGCCGATATCTCGAAACGCAGCTCACACCCCGCCGCAAAGGAGCATGA
- a CDS encoding RICIN domain-containing protein yields the protein MASSSVTRRLALASEGVVSRICAPLLCLALVALPVSRAHATGELTFLNPLLENGADPWLQYHNGNYYLATTTWNSQVVMRKAPTLAGLRTAAPVNVWSDTTADRCCSHWAPEFHRLTGPNGTRWYYMYSSGRSGTLDYQHLTVLESAGDDPMGPYSLKGSPMETTWNIDGSYLQLNGALYLLWSKWEGPDQSLWIARMTNPWTITGPRVNISKPVYSWEIEGGRTNEGPEVLQRNGQTFIVFSASSCNTPYYKLGLLTLTGSDPLSASSWTKSPTPVFQAANGVYGPGHNGFFTSPDGRENWIVYHGNASSSQGCGSTRSTRAQPFSWNSNGTPSFGSPVSTSTALAVPSGEHGPITTAVRGAAYQLVNRNSGLCAGVTGSSGSDGADVAQYACGTTSTEWVLDPTADGYYRLVNRSSNKVLDVADCGTGDGTNVRQWAWLNNACQQWQVISTTEGWFRLQNRHSGKALDVASCGTASGTDIRQWGWLGNNCQQWRLQPVGNLAIVSAQSGKVLDVANCSTASGSDVRQWPWLNTACQKWTFKHTDNGFYQIVPTHAASTCLAVSGGSTADGANIDQGSCSGTQSQWRVDFLADGAVRLVARHSGKVVDLANCGLDDGTNIAQWSWLDNICQRFHLRAP from the coding sequence ATGGCTTCGTCATCCGTCACGAGGCGACTCGCGCTCGCATCCGAAGGAGTCGTCAGCAGGATTTGCGCTCCGCTGCTCTGCCTGGCACTCGTTGCCCTTCCTGTCTCGAGAGCCCATGCCACGGGGGAGCTCACGTTCCTCAACCCGCTGCTGGAGAATGGAGCGGACCCCTGGTTGCAGTACCACAACGGCAACTACTACCTGGCAACCACGACGTGGAACTCCCAGGTGGTGATGCGCAAGGCTCCGACGCTCGCGGGCCTGCGTACCGCGGCCCCCGTCAACGTGTGGTCGGACACGACCGCGGACCGGTGTTGCAGCCACTGGGCGCCAGAGTTCCACCGGCTCACCGGGCCCAACGGCACCCGCTGGTACTACATGTACAGCTCGGGCCGCAGTGGCACCCTCGACTACCAACACCTCACCGTGCTGGAGAGCGCTGGCGATGACCCGATGGGCCCGTATTCGCTCAAGGGTTCGCCGATGGAGACGACCTGGAACATCGACGGCTCCTACCTGCAACTCAACGGGGCCCTCTATCTGCTCTGGTCGAAATGGGAAGGTCCGGATCAGAGCCTGTGGATCGCGCGGATGACCAATCCATGGACGATCACCGGCCCGAGAGTGAACATCTCCAAGCCTGTCTATAGCTGGGAGATCGAGGGCGGCAGGACCAACGAGGGCCCGGAGGTGTTGCAGCGCAATGGACAGACGTTCATCGTGTTCTCGGCCAGCTCCTGCAACACCCCGTACTACAAGCTGGGCCTGTTGACCCTCACCGGGAGCGATCCGCTCAGCGCCTCGTCGTGGACCAAGTCTCCCACCCCTGTGTTCCAGGCCGCCAACGGCGTCTACGGTCCGGGCCACAATGGGTTCTTCACCTCACCCGATGGCAGGGAGAACTGGATCGTCTACCACGGCAATGCGAGCTCCAGCCAGGGCTGTGGCTCGACACGGTCCACCCGGGCCCAGCCGTTCTCCTGGAACTCCAATGGCACGCCGTCCTTCGGCTCCCCCGTGTCGACCAGCACCGCGCTGGCCGTGCCATCGGGGGAACACGGACCGATCACCACCGCGGTTCGAGGTGCGGCGTACCAGCTGGTCAACCGCAACAGTGGCCTGTGCGCGGGAGTAACCGGTAGCTCCGGCTCGGACGGGGCCGACGTGGCACAGTACGCCTGCGGCACGACCTCCACCGAGTGGGTGCTCGATCCCACCGCGGACGGCTACTACCGGCTGGTCAACCGCTCCAGCAACAAGGTGCTGGATGTGGCGGATTGTGGCACCGGCGACGGCACCAACGTGCGCCAGTGGGCCTGGTTGAACAATGCCTGCCAGCAATGGCAGGTCATCTCCACCACGGAAGGCTGGTTCCGGCTGCAGAACCGCCACAGCGGCAAGGCGCTCGACGTCGCCAGCTGCGGCACCGCCAGTGGTACCGACATCCGTCAATGGGGCTGGCTGGGCAACAACTGTCAGCAGTGGCGGCTGCAGCCGGTGGGCAATCTGGCGATCGTCAGCGCGCAGAGTGGCAAGGTGCTCGACGTCGCCAACTGCTCCACCGCCAGCGGCTCCGACGTGCGTCAATGGCCCTGGCTCAACACCGCCTGCCAGAAGTGGACCTTCAAGCACACCGACAACGGCTTCTACCAGATCGTGCCGACCCACGCCGCCAGCACCTGCCTCGCGGTCAGCGGCGGCTCCACCGCGGATGGCGCCAACATCGACCAGGGCAGCTGCTCGGGCACCCAGAGTCAATGGCGCGTCGATTTCCTCGCCGATGGCGCGGTGCGCCTGGTCGCGCGGCACAGCGGCAAGGTCGTTGACCTGGCCAACTGTGGCCTCGACGACGGCACCAACATCGCTCAGTGGAGCTGGTTGGACAACATCTGCCAACGCTTCCACTTGAGGGCGCCGTAG
- a CDS encoding VOC family protein: MTKLIGPDFIALQVRDLEASRRFYTEHLGLTPVPHGPPDAVVFDTHPIPFAIRRPLVDLALVDRLGWGLSLWLASDDADGLHERLVGARVPILAPPANGPFGRFFSFRDPDGYAITVHTARQESQRTTLDPSAGHLTLINTFTVAPERADELLALLSRATEETMRHLPGFISANLHVSGDRRHIANYAQWRSRVDYEAMLKSPEARVHMREAAEIAQSFEPVFYELRQSHAPGRAP, encoded by the coding sequence ATGACCAAGCTGATTGGACCCGACTTCATCGCGCTCCAGGTCCGTGACCTGGAAGCGTCCCGGCGCTTCTACACTGAGCACCTCGGGCTCACCCCGGTCCCCCACGGCCCGCCCGACGCGGTCGTGTTCGACACCCACCCCATCCCCTTCGCGATCCGCCGACCGCTGGTCGACCTCGCGCTCGTTGACCGGCTCGGGTGGGGCCTGTCGCTCTGGCTCGCGAGCGACGATGCCGACGGCCTGCATGAGCGGTTGGTGGGCGCGAGGGTGCCGATTCTCGCGCCTCCCGCGAATGGACCGTTCGGCCGCTTCTTCAGCTTCCGCGACCCGGATGGCTATGCCATCACGGTCCACACGGCACGCCAGGAGAGCCAGCGCACGACGCTCGACCCGAGCGCCGGCCACCTGACGCTGATCAACACCTTCACGGTCGCGCCGGAGCGGGCGGACGAGCTCCTGGCGCTCCTGTCCAGGGCGACCGAGGAGACCATGCGCCACCTGCCCGGCTTCATCTCCGCCAATCTGCATGTCAGCGGAGACCGCCGCCACATCGCCAACTATGCCCAGTGGCGCAGCCGCGTGGACTACGAGGCCATGCTCAAGAGCCCCGAGGCGCGGGTCCACATGCGAGAGGCAGCCGAGATCGCCCAGTCATTCGAACCCGTGTTTTATGAGCTGCGCCAGTCGCACGCGCCTGGAAGGGCGCCTTGA
- a CDS encoding MarR family winged helix-turn-helix transcriptional regulator, protein MSTASMPDPMARRLGYALKRAQHALRTRMDDALRPLGLTSPQYAVLSAVELEAGISNARLARAAFVTPQTMQGILANLERDGLLVRQADPEHGRILRSELTSHGQKVLARAHRIVHEVEHVMISSVGTAEAARIAGLLSQCADALSSTDRD, encoded by the coding sequence ATGTCAACTGCTTCGATGCCGGATCCGATGGCCAGGCGGCTCGGCTATGCACTCAAGCGAGCGCAGCATGCCTTGCGCACGCGAATGGACGATGCGCTGCGACCCCTCGGGCTGACCTCGCCTCAGTACGCGGTCCTCTCGGCGGTCGAGCTCGAGGCCGGTATCTCGAACGCCCGCCTGGCGCGCGCCGCCTTCGTCACGCCGCAGACGATGCAGGGGATCCTCGCCAACCTGGAACGCGACGGGCTTCTCGTCCGGCAGGCGGACCCCGAGCATGGTCGCATCCTGCGCAGCGAGCTGACCTCCCACGGGCAGAAGGTGCTCGCACGGGCGCATCGGATCGTCCACGAGGTCGAGCACGTCATGATCTCGTCCGTGGGCACGGCGGAAGCGGCGCGAATCGCCGGTCTGCTCTCCCAGTGCGCCGACGCGCTCAGCTCCACCGACCGGGACTAG
- a CDS encoding matrixin family metalloprotease, with product MTGVYSVTGGPLGRVLVKDDLVQGASSPRHATAIEAHVGEPVDALLDRVEARARAVQYLGPDEREEPVLKAASQGPTAHAWCGVQFFGYKWCRRPTNVTYTDYTSTRWPVGDAMNAWMYTNVSNSLYLYWRSSGASDVTVYEGAYGYTGWYAYTWNSWSGSCMTGSTVKLNNTYYTGTHYAKTVAIHEIGHTLGIAHHTDCNSIMYTDPTRCTAAITSCDAQAAAQLYPCSSKRASRPVAAEARASSGLSNKEGPSVGI from the coding sequence ATGACGGGCGTCTACTCCGTGACCGGTGGACCGCTGGGCCGGGTCCTGGTGAAAGACGACCTCGTCCAGGGCGCGAGCTCGCCGCGTCACGCCACCGCGATCGAAGCGCACGTAGGCGAGCCGGTCGACGCGCTGCTCGATCGGGTCGAGGCACGCGCACGGGCCGTCCAGTACCTGGGCCCCGACGAGCGCGAGGAGCCCGTGTTGAAAGCAGCCTCCCAGGGGCCGACCGCCCATGCCTGGTGCGGGGTCCAGTTCTTCGGCTACAAGTGGTGCCGGAGGCCCACGAACGTCACCTACACGGACTACACGAGCACGCGTTGGCCGGTCGGCGACGCCATGAACGCGTGGATGTACACGAACGTCTCGAACAGCTTGTATCTCTACTGGCGTTCCAGCGGCGCCTCCGACGTCACGGTCTACGAGGGCGCGTACGGCTACACCGGCTGGTACGCATACACCTGGAACTCCTGGTCGGGCTCCTGCATGACCGGAAGCACCGTGAAGCTGAACAACACGTACTACACGGGCACGCACTACGCGAAGACCGTCGCAATCCACGAGATCGGGCACACCCTGGGCATCGCCCACCACACGGACTGCAACTCGATCATGTACACGGACCCCACCAGGTGTACGGCCGCCATCACGTCCTGCGACGCGCAGGCGGCGGCGCAGCTCTACCCGTGCAGTTCCAAGCGCGCCTCCCGGCCTGTCGCCGCGGAGGCGCGCGCGTCCAGTGGGCTCAGTAACAAAGAAGGGCCGAGCGTCGGTATCTAG
- a CDS encoding transglutaminase domain-containing protein, with the protein MRTSLSPLLTLPDFPLSEHEPLARGFLALGLRRFVDAARHVWELPYGRNSDRADFHLVLSEGRGTCSTKHALLAALARAHGQPVKLMLGIYDMHERNTPGVGAILEREGLSGIPEVHCYLVVRERRVDLTRKMPAAESTAAVACFFVEVQLEPEDIGAPKEERHRAFIRDWAARRRLDAERIWRVREACITALGESR; encoded by the coding sequence ATGCGGACGTCTCTCAGCCCCCTGCTGACGCTCCCCGACTTCCCGCTCTCCGAGCACGAGCCTCTGGCCCGGGGCTTCCTCGCGCTCGGGTTGCGGAGGTTCGTGGACGCGGCGCGGCATGTCTGGGAGCTGCCCTACGGGCGCAACTCGGACCGGGCGGACTTCCACCTCGTCCTGTCGGAAGGGCGAGGCACCTGCAGCACCAAGCACGCCCTCCTGGCCGCCCTGGCGCGCGCGCACGGACAGCCCGTCAAGCTGATGCTCGGCATCTACGATATGCACGAGCGCAACACACCGGGGGTGGGAGCCATTCTGGAGCGCGAGGGGCTGTCGGGCATCCCCGAGGTGCACTGCTACCTGGTCGTGCGCGAGCGCCGCGTGGATCTCACGCGCAAGATGCCAGCCGCCGAGTCCACCGCCGCCGTGGCCTGCTTCTTCGTCGAGGTACAGCTCGAGCCGGAGGACATCGGCGCCCCCAAGGAGGAGAGGCACCGTGCCTTCATCCGGGACTGGGCGGCCCGACGGAGGCTGGACGCCGAGCGGATCTGGCGTGTGCGCGAGGCGTGCATCACCGCGCTGGGCGAGTCGCGCTGA